The sequence below is a genomic window from Dioscorea cayenensis subsp. rotundata cultivar TDr96_F1 chromosome 6, TDr96_F1_v2_PseudoChromosome.rev07_lg8_w22 25.fasta, whole genome shotgun sequence.
GTTGTGGGGAAAAAGCTGTGGAGCTTTTCGAGTATATGCTAAGGAGTGAAGAAAAACCAGATGATGTGACTTTTATATCTGTTCTTACTGCTTGCAGTCATGTGGGACTCATCGACGAGGggataaaatacttaaattcaATGGAGAAGCATGGGATCAAACCACTAGCAGATCACTACACCTGTGTTATTGATTCTTTAGGTCGTGCTGGTCGGTTAATGGAAGCAGAAGCACTTGTGGACAGAATGCCATTTAAGGATGACCCGATCATATGGGAGGTTTTTCTTAGTTCTTGTTCAGTACATGGGAATGCCAGATTGGGGAGAAAAGCAGCTGAGGAGCTTTTCCGACTCGATCCCCATAACTCAGCACCCTATGTGCTTCTATCAAACATATATGCTGCTTTGGGCCAATGGAGTGATGTGTCTGCCATCAGAGCGTTGATGAGTGAAAGGGGTATTGTTAAGGATCGGGGTTATAGCTGGATATATCACAAGGATGGTGTCGCCACCTTCCTAGTTGATGATCAAGGTGTAACGAACTGCAAAGCCGAGTCATTTTATGATGAAGTTAACCCTGATCTTGATGCAGTGCTACACAACAATGGAGATGAAATTTATGCTACTTAGATAAAATTCTTGGATCTTCTATGGCACCTTACTCAGAGATATAGTGACCATGGTTCCTGCAAACTGAGGTATAATCCCAAAACTTGTATAATTTGATGATCAACTAGTAGTGTTGAGTTGCAAAGCTGAAATGGCATAAGCTTGTTTCAGAGTGAACCAAGAAACCATCCAGTGGTGAAATCCCACAAATGAATTATGGTAGGACGGGGCGTGAAAAGGTATGATGCAAAGGTTTTGTATAGCTAGCTCATTACAAGTCTATGCTATTCAATACTCCCCAGTGAAGAAATCATGCTCAATTTActgctgattttttttatgataaatcaTGCTCTTTTGCACGATTCAATTCTTCATAAAGAATCCAATAAATTGGCATGACTGCAACTTAGTTCAGGAAAGGAATTTTATACAAATGCTTGGTTCAATAGACTCATATTGCTACAAGCAAGAAGGCACTCTGCCCTCTTGATcaaattctaaatttaatttaatttggtgctagaaagaaaagaattattcTGTCGTCATAAGGTTGGAGGACATTAACTTATCATAGATGTAGTCAGAAAATATCTTTAGATGAATTCTTGGTTAGTCCCTTCATGACTGCTTTAGTTTATTGAGGACTTCAAGTGGCTTTAAGCACCTCGAGGTGCTGCTTATCGACATATATAGCATAATATGATGTGATTGCCACCAAGTCTTCAGGGCCTGtagaaaaacatatgaaaataatagaatGGCAATTTTCTACCACTTTGTATTGCCTTTtcaatcataaaataaaaataaacataatggTAAAGATATGACCAACCTTAAATAATGCCGAGGTCTTTTGCATCTTAGGAACGGAATGGCATTGGATGCTGTTAGTTGACATTCAGAAAAAGTGAAAACCTGCACTTGATTAGTAAATGCCATTTGCTACTACATGGCGCAGGCCTGGTGTGGAAAAAGTACAATCCAGCATCCCTTTGTCCTTAGCTTTCTCAATGTAGAACACAAGTTGCTTTTCCACATCTGGCACATCAAGCCTCAAATCATCTATACAGTCAGCGACTCTCCCAAATCCCTTAGTGAACTGATTCATTGTTATCAGACCAACAGAATGGCACTCTTCCAACAAGCCCCACAATCTTTCATTCCTTCTCTCCATTATAATGACCAATGCCTTCTTAACTACCTCATGGTGGAAGAAAGGCATTCCAAGCTCTTTTATGCAGCGGCAAGCTTCTCTCAGTTCACCGCCTGAATGATACTCTTCCAATAACTTGCTAATCTTTTCCTTAATATCATCTAACTCCCATCCTGTCTTGCTGCCACCACCTCCACCCCAACATCGCAGGATCCGCTCAGCAGAGAGCTTGGCCCTCAGTAATGACTGTGTGAGGTGGATTACTTTGCTACCGATAGAATCAGATGCCTCACAATGACTTCCAATTTCCTCCAGGTGTGATGGAGCTATTACTTCATCCACCACTGCCCTGGCTAGAAACATAGCCAAGTCTTCAACCACTGCTGGAATATCCAATGCAGTATCTTCTGCAGACTCAATCAGTAGAAAGAAGCCTTTCACAACATCATCTGGTGGGAAACATAGAAAAGTTAGTAAAACTGATGCCATTTCCTTCTCCCTGTTCCTTCTATCCATTGCAAGAGTTATTAGCTTCTTAATGAAAACACCATTTAGCATGGGTGATGACAGGTTTTCTGATATCAAACTGCTCATTACTTCCAGAATATCACCAGTTAAGAAGTACTCTTTGATGATGGCTGTAGCTCTCAGCTTAAAAAGTTTGGTTGTATTTTCTTCAACATGTTTTTCTGGTGGAGAGTAGACCGTCAAAAGTGAGGAAACTGATAACCAGCCTTCTGACGCAGCCTTCGATATCAAAGACTGCAACATATCTCTTGCATTGGGGATGTCCAGTATCAAATCATCAATGGTATCAATAAGCCTGTTGAAACCTTTGGATATTTGGCTCGAGTTGATAAGCCCTTCATCAGCGGCTACTCTCAGTAAATCCAGTAAGCGGCCTTCAGCTGCTCTTTTCTCCATGGCTAGTATCAGCGCTCGCTTGATTATATCATGGTGAAAAAAAGGAACTTTCAAATCTTTGATGCACCGGCAAGCCTCCACTTTGTCTCCGCTTGATACATATTCAATGAgtaagttatttattttgatcttgACATCCTCTACAGTTAAATTCTTGCTCTCACCCCATCTCCGCAATATGACCTCTGTATGTAATGGCGCTGACAGGTATCCCTTCTCTGCTCTCTTTATTACTTCAATTCCTTTTGAACCTTCAGGTAAGGAGTTCAGCTGTTTGGTTAAGAAAGCTGGAGGAAGAATGTCATCAACTACAGCCCGAGCAATGAAGAGCGCAAGGATATCCACCGCATCAGGTATGTCCACGTACAAATCATCAGAGGATTCAACTAGCTTGCTGAAACCAAGATAAATATGCGATGGTTCAATCACTTCAACATAAAGAGTTGACAGCAGAACGGCAGCCATTTCTCTCTCTTTGTCATGCCTATCCATGGCCATGGACACCAACTTCTTCACAAAATAGTAATGGTAAGGTGGCTGGCCTAAATCTCTTAATTCATTTGCAGCTGATATGATATCATCAGTAGTGAAGTATTCCTCGATTATGACTGTAGCTTTCTTCTTAAACTCGTCAatatttgataatgttttaGTGTCAGCAAGCCGGTTCTTTTCCTGTGAAAGACATGATATAAGCATTTATTAAACAAATGTATACTTGAAAATACACGGTAGATACCTCATTGCTGTCGTAATTTGGATCACTTGGGTCAAGATGAGGATCTGTGTCTATGTCAAGCATTCCACCCCAAGTCCCCTTGCCACCTGAGCCACCTGTTAGAAAATCACAATTGCCTGGAACTAATAATAAACTTCATGGATAACTATCTTCTCAAATGGAACCGTTGATTCTTAGCAATACCATCTTCAATCCTCTACTTCTATATAGAGAGTTAAATTATGATAGTCTCATGAATTcatgtgtttctttttctttaaaatttatcatGCAATACTACTCGACAGTATCATCAGAATTACATGAAGAGTAATAAGAGAATCAAAACAACTACTAGATTATATCAGTATGCATTACTTACCCTTCTTTGGACGGCCATCTCGTCCGTTATGCGAATGCTTGTCATGCTTGACTAGTTGCCCCTTCTTAGGACTCCGCTTGCCATGAGGTGATCTGGGTGACCTCGGGGATTTAATTTCCATAGGAGAAATGGACGATGGATCAACACCTTCTGTAGCACATTTAAGTAATTCTTGGTGCTCTTCTGACACAAAACCATCTTTATACTCCATGGGATAATCCTGGAGCTATTTTACTGCTAAATTGATTTCATTAGACTCTGGACATAATGAACTTGGAATAGACAgtgaaataactttttttttttctctctaggCCTTCAAACACGGAAAAAACATGAACACTTAGCACCTCTTGTTCCTGGAGTGCAATAGGAAAAATATCAACTAGAATTTGATCACTAAGAAGCCAATATCCTTTTCATGCTggttaaaacacacacaaacaaacaaatcacaaaatatcaaatcggctcaaaaataaattcatttttttgtgACTGATTATGGTTCTATAACTACCATCTCCATTGCGCATTTTATAAATGAATGCTCGGCAAAGTTGATGTAATGTAGCCACTTAATGACATATTTGACATTAGTTTTGTTCCTCTTAATCTTAATTTCATGAATTTTAGAGACAATTCGAATAAAAGAAAGTGGACAAGAATACACTGTATGAACATTCTAAGCAAGAAATCAATTATAATGTTCAGATGTTAGTGAGGCAAAATGTAAATGAACTAGCAAATGAAGTGAAAGAGTAGATCGAAAATAcgaaaaaagaaatgattgtAGTGTTGTTACCTTGTATACAAAACATGTAGAAGAGATAGagatgtgaattttttttattttttttttctattccttTTGTTGTAGAGTTTGTAAGAGAAACTGGGAGAGAATGATGCATGGTTTACATTTGGTTAAGGGAAGTTGAGAACAAAGGAAAAGTTGGTTGGAGAGAGTCAGAGAGACTCACGGATGTGGACCGGTTCATGATGTGTTAATCCTGGCATTTAGGGGGAACACttcaaacttatattttaatttaagtcttttgtattaatttatatttggttttttttttctctattgctctgtaaattataagttattaatattGTTCAAATGGCCATAAGACTATTATATCAATGGCCAAATCAGCACATGAGTTGATGACTAGGTGACTGACTGGACTTAATTGTTGAGTaggcattttaaaaataaaatcactacttttgtttgttttaaccttttttttatatataattatcaaactaatttatttttggtttttttaatccaatttgtttttaaaaaatgttattacttttttaaaaaatattttttaaaatacttttatttttaaagaaattattattattgtttattatacaaataacaagcattagtttttaaaaaaaattagggtcaTTGGATGTGTCACTTTTAACTATAATTTTGTTTCGTTGGCAcacacaaatatttttaaataaaaaaattataattattattttatagaatGTAAATAAGATGTGAAAAAAATCACATCTGATGGccctaatttgtttttaaatgaatGCTTGctatttgaataataaaaaaattataacattttttttcaaaaagattaataaattttaggagaggataacatttttttaaaaaaaaattgggttaaaaCCCcacaaacaaattattttaataattataaaaaaaaggattacaataaaaaatcattgattttgtttttaaaatacatggtcAATAGCATAATTAACAGTTTAGTTAGCATCTATGtgttgaataatattaatattttacagggtcaatagagaaaaaaagcttatttatattttgttattaaacaaaaaaaaaacagatgatTGTTATTTTACATGTTGTTAGGACATGATGGTAAATATTTATACAGCTTTTTCCTAAATAAATCtcattttgatgatatttgaaGATTAAGcctatgatttatattttatttgtataatattaaGTGGTAAAGAAACATATGATAGGTTATGCATAATTGAACACTCTGGCGTAAGTAGCCTTTTctaatttaacataatttttattttcatgtaataTGATAGTGTGTAATTATGTATGAAAAtgatagatttaaaaaaaacaagtaattataaaatttaattaaaataagtttaggaaaaaatatctatcaatttttttaaaaaaattttaagtgaaAAAATGAGCAACATATTAAGTTGAAATATTAACATCACACtatcaaagaaaaatatctaTCCATTTATATTTTGAAGTCTGATCAAATTAATAAGTCTTTAAAAAAAGCTGTTCAGTCATTGATGCATCTCTGTATTTATTTgtccattaaattttttaacaatgcttgtcaattttataataataataataataatgaaaacaatTTTCAACACATAAATTCTCATTAATGAATGCTCATCATgataatatattattgattCCTTAATGTGAGTTTCAATTAGTGCTTTGAAACCTGAGTTTTAATAAGTGTCTCATCAATTTTCATGATCTTGTCCAACTGACATTTATTCTTCTactcttttttcaaaaaacagaGTTTGTGGCtcaatatctattattttttaatttatgaatatcaataaaaaataataaaaaaacaaaaaataaaatgtttgtatgcattttttatatattaaaacaaaacaaaatgaatgtgtATGATCATAATacgtaagattttttttttttttctgacaacgacgacaaaattatatatatcaaaggcGTGTGTATTAGTCGAAAAATTAATCATCCAATCTATACGTTCTCACCTGATAATATAGAGTTTAGATAGTAAATCTATATCTGCAATCGAAATTTATTATCACTATTGTATCCTAAAACtcaaacttcaaacttcataAATATTTGAGTCTCatttttcacaataaaattaaCATCATTGATTGGGTTATAAGACTTTTATAGTTACATTTGTATATTTGAGTTACTGaagttaatattttaactagtataaaaatcaaaacattactttttttttattgaagggCAAAATATATAGTTTAGGGATGGATTGTGAACTTtcatatagtaaaaaaattaatagttattaCATTTTCCAAGGGGgtgaatgaaaaatatcaatTCCAACACATAAATTCACACACTGTCCTTGCAGCCTTTTACCCATCTCGGCAGCACCATCCCTCACTGCATCCCCTACAAACCCCATAACAGCAAACACAACAATACAACAATCTCAACCGTCCAATCTAAACCCTCACGAATCTCAAAGCAAAATCAATCCGCACCCTGTTCTCCATCTCACACCCATGAAATCCCCCGGCAGATCTAACGGCTAACCCCAACGGTCATATTTAATAGTTCTCTTTCTATAAACGGTAACAGATTGTCACGTGTTTCCCACGTTCCACCCCCGGTCCACTTACCTGCTCGACCGGTCACATCCGGTCTCGTGACTCGCGCCACATCGTCCCAAACCATCATCAGTCCACGTGTCCTTTTCCCATTCGCCAACcccaccacctccttctctttttattatCTCTTCTCCCATTCTCATGCCCTCTCACAATAACatccaattttaaaaataaaataaaaattaattaaaaaaaattaattttttttttgggaggaTGAGAGTTCGAGCAGCGGATCGGCTcacggcggcggcggcggcggcggcggtggcggtggcggtggtTTTTGCGGCGAATGTGGCAGCCATGGAGCATGATTACGGCGAGGCGCTGAGGAAGAGTATAATGTTCTTTGAGGGACAGAGGTCAGGGCCGGCTTCCGCCGAGCCAGAGGGTGATGTGGCGCCGTGATTCCGGCCTCCACGACGGCGCCGACGACGGTgtaagcttcttcttcttctccttcttcaagcCTTTGATGGACTgagttctttctttctttctttctttttgttttccgtTTTCCGTTTCTGTTTTGAGATtctggattctttgtttctgtTCTTTTAGCTCtgttttctcttttccttttctgtCATTCTAAATCCGTTTGCTTTATTCTGTTCTTATGTTTCCCGTTTTCATTTTCATCGTTTTCCATTTCACTATCTCCTCATGCTTCTTGATTCccgcctttttcttcttttttccgtTTCTCCACTGTTTCTTATCCGTTTCCACCCGTTTCTTTAAATTATccaaaaatatctcatttttaagttattatttttttaaaattaacaaatactcCCTCCATAGTTTTGTTATCCACAAATAAACTCTGTAGAAGCTTCAtatacaaacaactttttaccgattcctatttatttattgagtttCTATTATAcgtaaaaaacaaaatcattttattttattatttatgttaaaaatatatttttagttttattttttacaatatttttataatattttccatactcaaaaagagaaataaaaaaatatatatatatatatatataaaaaaaaaatccatttctCACTAAATCGTTTCCCCCAATTCCgaaaaatcaaatcttttttttcaaaaaaaaaaaaaaccctaatcggaAACCATGGATCAGGTGGACTTAACCGGAGGATACTACGACGCCGGCGACAACGTGAAGTTCGGCTTCCCAATGGCCTTCACGGCAACCCTACTCTCATGGAGCATCATCGATTTCGGGAGAAGTATGGGTCCTCACCTCAACGACGCCATCGCAGCCGTCCGATGGGCCACGGATTACCTCCTCAAAGCCACAGCCGTTCCCTCCGTCGTCTACGTCCAGGTCGGCGACGCATTTCGAGATCACTCCTGCTGGGAACGCCCTGAAGACATGGACACACCGCGCACCGTCTACAAGGTCGATCGCGACCATCCGGGGTCCGATGTCGCCGGAGAATCCGCCGCCGCACTCGCCGCCGCTTCCATTGTGTTTAGATCTAGAGATCCCGATTACTCTCGCCGTCTTCTCGATCGCGCTATCACTGTACGAGCTCTTCTCCgtttcttttctattgtttttttttttttgaaaacctCCCTGAAATCTTCCGTATTTACATGGCCATTTTCAAATTCTATTTTTACGTATATAACCTTCTAAATATGTGGAATTTCTTATATACATGAAATGgccaaaataacaataaaatgaatatatatttttaaatagattatcttatatttttttaaacaaataatgagTTTATTATTAGCTCATAATTAGAGATTATTATCTTATCAAGGTGTTgcctttcctatttttttttattttttcctcccTTTGAGTTTTAATGATTACCTAAACTTAACTTTTGTATGTGAACTAAAGAGGAAAATGTTTTCACTTATTTGAACGGTCGTAGGTATTCGAGTATGCGGACAAGTACAGAGGAGCGTATAGCACGAGTCTCCGGCCAGCGGTGTGTCCCTTCTACTGTGATTTCGACGGCTACCAGGTCATCCATCATACACTAATCACTACTTTTAAAGTCATTATCAACCGTCGGATAAGGGGGGAACATAAACGGTATGGTGTTCCTGCAGGACGAGTTACTATGGGGTGCAGCATGGCTGCACAAGGCTTCACGCCGGCGAGAGTACCGGGAATACATAATGCGGAACCAGGACGTTCTCGGCGCCGGTGACAGCGTTAATGAGTTCGGGTGGGACAACAAACACGCCGGCATCAACGTTCTGATTTCCAAGGTATCATACATTGCTTCCACGGTCCATTGTACTCGGTCAAATCATTTAATGCTAATATTAGTACAACTTAGTAAATATAAAACACTCACACACCTCAgtaaaaattctatatatatatatatatatgatcaaaaaTGCATTTCAAGCTTAATCATTTTTACCAGCCCCCACCAACCTCTATTATCTGTCTGTcctactactattattattattattaaagttaaagttgttcaaaaaaaggaggaaaaaaagatgattgagaattgaattgaatgAAATCCACAGGAAGTGCTCATGGGAAGAGATGATTACTTGCAATCATTCAGACTGAGAGCAGACAACTTCATTTGTTCAGTCTTCCCTGGTGGAGGCCCTTCACACCCTCCCCAAATCCAATACTCTCCAGGTCTACTatattattcttatatatataaatatatttatatttctctaATAAGTTCCCCTAACTtttacttatataaaaaaatgaaataaaaaaacaggaGGGCTTTTATTCAAGCAAGGAGGAAGCAACATGCAGCACGTGACAGCACTGTCCTTTTTAGTCCTATCCTACGCCAACTATCTAAGCCATGCCAACCACCACGTGACGTGCCAGGGCTACACAGCCACGTCATCGCAGCTAAAGATGCTAGCAAAGAGACAGGTGGATTACATATTAGGGACCAATCCTTTGGGGATGTCCTACATGGTAGGGTATGGTAACAGGTATCCTAAAAGAATTCATCACCGGGCCAGCTCTTTGCCATCGGTGAGGGCTCATCCGGGTCGGATCCGGTGCAAAGAAGGGACACGTTACTATCTTAATCCGGGTCCGAACCCGAATGTTCTGGTTGGGGCTGTTGTGGGTGGGCCTGCTAACCTTAGTGATGCTTTCTCTGACACGCGTCAACAGTTTCAGGTGTCTGAGCCTACCACTTATATCAATGCTCCCCTGTTGggtttgcttgcttatttctATTCTCATCCTAATCTCAACAACTAACTATAATTAGTCACTAGTATTACATTAGAatatgtttgttgtattattattattattattattatttgatgttTCCTAAGGAAATCCTTGTATGCCAGCCATTATAATGCAATGTTCTTTTTGTCTCAAGTTCCATTTTATATGCATGCACTTAATTTAAACTATGTGAGCCTAAATGCAACAAAAAACTTTACAAACTTAAGCATGAGTCTGTATTTTAGCTTATTTTCAACCAGGAAAATTCTGAAGCTAATATGCAACATCTTTCTTAAGAGGAAATACAATTGCTTACTCTGTATTTTAGCTATCCAATCAATATGCAGCATCATCTTTCTTAACAGGAAATACAATTGCAACTTAAATGCAGGTAATGTAATTCTCTCTTCATCTTTTCTAACATCTCCTTGTTCACTATACTAACTTAAATTAAGGTAAGGTACTGGACACAGACATTCTTGGAAAAGTTATTCTCTCCTCATCATTTCTGCTTAACAATCTGCAAATCTTATTCCTTGTTCTTGTTTTCAACCAAAGACAAGTTTTTATCTtatgatagataaaaaatttataaaccgaaagataaattttattctTCCATGAGAGGAAAAATTACTTGGAGGAGAATTGCTAAATTCTATGCAAAGGAAACATTTTGGGGCATAGAATCTACAATACTTCTAACAACACAACCAAGAGAAGTTAATTCACATGCaaatcttaattaatcaaaaccagAAACACTGATAATGAGAACCTCATGAAGTACAATGCATGTTCAGTGAATGGTCAGTCACAGAACAACATAGCAAATGTGAGCTGAAAATTCAGCATCATACGCAGCTCTAAGCATTATTAAGCTTATGCGAAGCGGAAACACTACTAATGATAACTTTCAAGGAGAACAACGAATGTTCAGCACAGAGAAACACAATCAGGCAATAGCAAAGACGATGAAAGTACTACGGTTCAAAAAGCATTATATAactcaatcaaacaaaaaacagAGATAATGAGAACATCCATGAAGAACAATATAAATGTCCAACAAAACAGAAACACAATCACAGAACAGCATAGTTGTTCTTGCCATGACCTGTGATAGATGAAAATTCAACATAACAATCATTCCTAAGCATTctaaaactcaatcaaactgataACACTAATACTAAGAAATTCCAATAAAACAATGAACATACTCTCACAAGCATTAGCACAATCACATATATGACCTttgatagataaaaaatcagTATAAAATTCAGTTCTAAGCATTCTAAAACTCAATCAAACCAACAACACTTGCAATGAGAACTTCCAAGAAGAGCAACCAACCCATGATCAACAAACAGAAACACAATCCAAGAACAAATTATTAGCACACTTCTTATGCCCTGTGGTAGATGAAAATTCAGCATAACATTCAAGTTCCAAGCATTCTAAAACTCAACATCAAAAGAGCAGCAACAAAGCTAAAGCAAGttcaagaaaacaaagtatgacaattgaaaattttcatgaaaGGAAGCTTGAACCAAGAGAGAAATCACCTCCCCAAGGAATTAGGATTGAGACCAAGAAGCATCTGGTTCCCTCCAGGAAGGTAAGCAACATTGGGGGACTTAGCCAGTGTTCCAGCGATCTCCCTCGCAGCCTCAATGCGCCGAAGCTCCAGTAAACCCATTCCAGTGGCCGCCGTTGCTTCAGAGATGAGCTTGGCAGCCTCGCTCTCACCCTCCGCGCGGATA
It includes:
- the LOC120263875 gene encoding MA3 DOMAIN-CONTAINING TRANSLATION REGULATORY FACTOR 2, coding for MEYKDGFVSEEHQELLKCATEGVDPSSISPMEIKSPRSPRSPHGKRSPKKGQLVKHDKHSHNGRDGRPKKGGSGGKGTWGGMLDIDTDPHLDPSDPNYDSNEEKNRLADTKTLSNIDEFKKKATVIIEEYFTTDDIISAANELRDLGQPPYHYYFVKKLVSMAMDRHDKEREMAAVLLSTLYVEVIEPSHIYLGFSKLVESSDDLYVDIPDAVDILALFIARAVVDDILPPAFLTKQLNSLPEGSKGIEVIKRAEKGYLSAPLHTEVILRRWGESKNLTVEDVKIKINNLLIEYVSSGDKVEACRCIKDLKVPFFHHDIIKRALILAMEKRAAEGRLLDLLRVAADEGLINSSQISKGFNRLIDTIDDLILDIPNARDMLQSLISKAASEGWLSVSSLLTVYSPPEKHVEENTTKLFKLRATAIIKEYFLTGDILEVMSSLISENLSSPMLNGVFIKKLITLAMDRRNREKEMASVLLTFLCFPPDDVVKGFFLLIESAEDTALDIPAVVEDLAMFLARAVVDEVIAPSHLEEIGSHCEASDSIGSKVIHLTQSLLRAKLSAERILRCWGGGGGSKTGWELDDIKEKISKLLEEYHSGGELREACRCIKELGMPFFHHEVVKKALVIIMERRNERLWGLLEECHSVGLITMNQFTKGFGRVADCIDDLRLDVPDVEKQLVFYIEKAKDKGMLDCTFSTPGLRHVVANGIY
- the LOC120262843 gene encoding LOW QUALITY PROTEIN: endoglucanase 17-like (The sequence of the model RefSeq protein was modified relative to this genomic sequence to represent the inferred CDS: deleted 1 base in 1 codon), giving the protein MRVRAADRLTAAAAAAAVAVAVVFAANVAAMEHDYGEALRKSIMFFEGQRSGRLPPSQRVMWRRDSGLHDGADDGVDLTGGYYDAGDNVKFGFPMAFTATLLSWSIIDFGRSMGPHLNDAIAAVRWATDYLLKATAVPSVVYVQVGDAFRDHSCWERPEDMDTPRTVYKVDRDHPGSDVAGESAAALAAASIVFRSRDPDYSRRLLDRAITVFEYADKYRGAYSTSLRPAVCPFYCDFDGYQDELLWGAAWLHKASRRREYREYIMRNQDVLGAGDSVNEFGWDNKHAGINVLISKEVLMGRDDYLQSFRLRADNFICSVFPGGGPSHPPQIQYSPGGLLFKQGGSNMQHVTALSFLVLSYANYLSHANHHVTCQGYTATSSQLKMLAKRQVDYILGTNPLGMSYMVGYGNRYPKRIHHRASSLPSVRAHPGRIRCKEGTRYYLNPGPNPNVLVGAVVGGPANLSDAFSDTRQQFQVSEPTTYINAPLLGLLAYFYSHPNLNN